The genomic window AAACAGGGTCTTTATTGAGTATAAAGAAAAATATAAAAGATATATTAATCCCAAGTGAAGAAACAAGAATAAATATGTATCCAATGGATTATGAAGAATTTATGTGGGCTTTTGGAAAAGATATTAATATGACAGAGAAATTTTTTAAAGAACAAAAAAAATTAGGTGATGATATAAATAGAAAACTCATGATGGATTTTAGAGTATATATGTTAGTTGGTGGCATGCCACAAGCAGTATTAGAATATATTAAAACAAATAATTTTATGAAAGTTGATAACATAAAAAGAAATATTTTAGAATTATATTTAGAAGATTTTAGAAAGATTGACCCAAGTGGGAGAGCAAGCTTAATATTTTCAAATATTCCAGCACAATTAAATAAGAAATCTTCAAGATATAATGTATCTAGTGTTTTACCTAATTATAGAGCTCAAGATATAGAAAATATTATAGAGGATATGAAAGATAGTATGACTATAAATATATGCTATAACATAGATAATCCAGATATTGGTATGAATTTTACTAAAGATATAAATAAATATAAGATGTTTTTATCTGATACAGGTTTATTTGTAACATTAGCATTTATGGATAAAGATTTTACAGAAAATGAAATATATAAAAAATTTATTAGTAATAAATTATCAACAAATTTAGGTTATGTATATGAAAATGCTCTTGCTCAAATTTTAAAGGCTAATGGTAATGAATTGTTTTATCATACAATGAGAAGTAAAACCTCAAATCATTCTTATGAAGTTGATTTTATTATTTCAAAACAAAATAAGATTTGTCCAATTGAAGTTAAATCATCAAATTATATTAGACATGCTTCATTAGATTATTTTATAGAAAAGTATTCAAAAAAGATATTAAATAAATATTTAGTATATACAAAAGATTTTAAAAAAGAAAATAATATACTTATGATACCTATTTATATGGCAATGTTTATAT from Oceanivirga salmonicida includes these protein-coding regions:
- a CDS encoding ATP-binding protein translates to MIFKRKIYDKMLKWKQEFNGNTALLIKGARRIGKSTIVEEFAKNEYESYINIDFSIASQEIKKLFLDLSDLDLFFAKLQLLMNTTLIERKSVVIFDEVQLYPLARQAIKHLVKDGRYDYIETGSLLSIKKNIKDILIPSEETRINMYPMDYEEFMWAFGKDINMTEKFFKEQKKLGDDINRKLMMDFRVYMLVGGMPQAVLEYIKTNNFMKVDNIKRNILELYLEDFRKIDPSGRASLIFSNIPAQLNKKSSRYNVSSVLPNYRAQDIENIIEDMKDSMTINICYNIDNPDIGMNFTKDINKYKMFLSDTGLFVTLAFMDKDFTENEIYKKFISNKLSTNLGYVYENALAQILKANGNELFYHTMRSKTSNHSYEVDFIISKQNKICPIEVKSSNYIRHASLDYFIEKYSKKILNKYLVYTKDFKKENNILMIPIYMAMFI